AGCTTGCAAAAAATAAAGTGATACATTAAAATTAGTACCAAGTAATAATAATAGATAATAACTCATGAATGTTAAGGAGATGGAAAAATGGATGTTGGTGTTTTGGGTTTAGGACATTACGTGCCTGAAAAAGTCGTTACAAATCATGACTTAGAAAAGATCGTTGATACAAATGATGAATGGATTCGTACGAGAACAGGTATAGAAGAACGAAGAATAGCAGGAGAAGATATGGATACCTCAGATATGGCGTATTTAGCAGCAGAAAAAGCCATGAAAAATGCGAATCTGGCCCCTGAAAATATAGATCTTATTTTAGTCGCAACAGTAACCCCTGATACACCGTTTCCTTCTGTTGCCTGTATCATTCAGGACCGTTTAGGTGCGAAAAAAGCAGCAGCTATGGATATAAGCGCTGCATGTTCCGGATTTATGTATGGAATGGTAACGGCAAAGCAATTTATTGAAACAAACACATATAAACATGTCTTAGTCGTCGGGGTAGAAAAATTGTCAAAAATCACCGATTGGTCTGATCGCAGTACATGTGTGTTATTTGGTGATGGTGCGGGTGCTGCCGTCATAGGGCAGGTATCTGCTGGGAAAGGGATTCTTGCGTTTGAATTAGGAGCTAACGGAGCAGGGGGAAAAGAGTTAAGGCAAGAGAAAGATACTGGCTATTTATATATGAATGGACGTGAAGTGTTTAAATTTGCTGTTAGACAAATGCCAGAATCGTCTGTAAATGTTATTAAAGCTGCGGGATATGATGAAGATGATGTCGATTACTTAGTTCCACATCAAGCAAATATTCGTATTATGGAAGCTGCTCGTCAGCGTTTAGGAATTTCCGAAGAGAAGATGGCTAAAACCATTAAAAAGTATGGAAATAACTCTGCAGCCTCGATCCCAATAGCTTTGTCGGAATCTGTCTTAGATGGTAAAATAAAAGACGGTGACTTGATCGTTTTAGTTGGCTTTGGCGGGGGTTTAACGTGGGGAGCCTTGGCAATACGATGGGGAAGATAACTGTATGGAACTAGGAGGAAAACCATATGAAGCAAAGAAGAGTAGTAATTACAGGACTTGGTGCAGTTACACCAGTTGGAAATAACGTTAACGACATGTGGGAAAGTTTGATTTTTGGGAAATCAGGGATTGATTTTGTGACGAAAGTGGATAAAGAACAATTTCCTGCTAAAGTAGCTGCAGAAGTGAAAGATTTTGACCCAAGCCCATATATTGATAAAAAAGATGTTCGTAAAATGGATTTATTTACACAATATGCTGTTGTAGCATCGAAAATGGCGGTTGAAGATGCAGCACTACCTATTGATGATAGCAATCGAAATCGAGTGGGGGTTTGGATTGGTTGTGGTATCGGCGGAATGCAAACATGGGAAGATCAACATCGAAAGCTATTGGAAAAAGGTCCTAAACGGGTCAGCCCATTCTTTGTTCCAATGATGATTCCGGACATGGCTGCAGGTCAAGTATCTATTCAATTGGGAGCAAAAGGAATAAATTCTTGTACCGTGACTGCTTGCGCTTCTGGAGCAAGCTCTATTGGGGATGCATTTAAAGCTGTTCAACGTGGCGATGCCGATGCGATTATTACTGGCGGAACCGAAGCGCCTATATCGAACATGGCATTTGCCGGATTCTCCTCTGCCAGAGCACTTTCCGTAAATGAAAACCCTAAAAAAGCAAGCCGCCCATTTGACAAAAATCGCGATGGATTTGTGATGGGGGAAGGCTGTGGTATCTTAGTGCTGGAGGATTTAGAAACAGCATTGGCTCGCGGAGCTCATATTTATGCTGAAATTGTCGGTTACGGGGCTACCGGTGATGCTTATCACATTACTGCACCAGCTGAAAACGGGGAGGGTGCAGCACGTGCAATGGAAATGGCTTTAAATGATGCAGCCGTTGAGTCAACTGAAGTGGATTATATTAATGCACATGGAACTAGCACGGAGCTTAATGATAAATTTGAAACAGCC
This genomic interval from Virgibacillus pantothenticus contains the following:
- the fabF gene encoding beta-ketoacyl-ACP synthase II, translated to MKQRRVVITGLGAVTPVGNNVNDMWESLIFGKSGIDFVTKVDKEQFPAKVAAEVKDFDPSPYIDKKDVRKMDLFTQYAVVASKMAVEDAALPIDDSNRNRVGVWIGCGIGGMQTWEDQHRKLLEKGPKRVSPFFVPMMIPDMAAGQVSIQLGAKGINSCTVTACASGASSIGDAFKAVQRGDADAIITGGTEAPISNMAFAGFSSARALSVNENPKKASRPFDKNRDGFVMGEGCGILVLEDLETALARGAHIYAEIVGYGATGDAYHITAPAENGEGAARAMEMALNDAAVESTEVDYINAHGTSTELNDKFETAAIKAVLGDHANDVAISSTKSMTGHLLGAAGGVESVISIKAIVEDTIPPTINYEVPDPDCDLDYVPNKARKQNVNVVLTNSLGFGGHNVALVFKKYQA
- a CDS encoding beta-ketoacyl-ACP synthase III, coding for MDVGVLGLGHYVPEKVVTNHDLEKIVDTNDEWIRTRTGIEERRIAGEDMDTSDMAYLAAEKAMKNANLAPENIDLILVATVTPDTPFPSVACIIQDRLGAKKAAAMDISAACSGFMYGMVTAKQFIETNTYKHVLVVGVEKLSKITDWSDRSTCVLFGDGAGAAVIGQVSAGKGILAFELGANGAGGKELRQEKDTGYLYMNGREVFKFAVRQMPESSVNVIKAAGYDEDDVDYLVPHQANIRIMEAARQRLGISEEKMAKTIKKYGNNSAASIPIALSESVLDGKIKDGDLIVLVGFGGGLTWGALAIRWGR